The following DNA comes from candidate division KSB1 bacterium.
AGCTTCTCTTGCTGCATCGCGAAAACCGGCTCCGCAGCCGCGCTTAATCACCGTTGATGCCCAAAAAATATTGGGCCCGAGGTCTCTCGCCGGCAACCTTTGCGTCGGAGCCGGTCGCGCGGCAGAAGGGCTGCGCGCCGATTGGCAGGCTCAGCTCATCGAGACCAAACGAGCCTGCGGCTTTCGCTATCTCCGCATGCACGGCCTGCTGCACGACGACATGGGCGTCTATTCCGAGGATGCCCACGGCAATCCTGTCTACAACTGGCAGTATATAGACAAATTATACGATTTTCTGCTTTCGATCGGCATTCGACCCTTTGTGGAGCTTTCCTTTATGCCGCGGGATTTGGCCGATTGGGATCACCCCGGCCTCAATACCGTCTTTTGGTGGAACGGCATCATCAAACCGCCCAAATCTTATGAACGGTGGGCCGAACTAATACGCCAGCTTACGCTGCACTTTACCGAACGCTACGGCGAGGATGAGGTCGCTCAATGGTACTTTGAGGTGTGGAACGAGCCGAACCTGAACTTTTTCTGGGCGGGCACGCAGGAAGAGTACTTTCGTCTATATCGCGTTACGGCCGAGGCGGTCAAATCGGTTTCGCCGCGTTATCGCGTCGGGGGGCCGGCTACGGCGGGCAACGGCTGGGTCCGCGAGATGATCGATTTCTGTACGTCGCAAAACGTGCCGCTCGATTTTATCTCCACCCACGACTATGGCGTCCGCGAAGGCTTTTTCGACGATACGGGATTTCGCGGCACGGTGCTCGATCCCGATCCGAATGCCGTCAAGGGCAACATGATCCGCACGCGGGCAATCATTGCCGCTTCGCCGCGACCCGACTTGGAGCTGCACTACACCGAATGGAGTTCGT
Coding sequences within:
- a CDS encoding glycoside hydrolase, with translation MKVFKCLLSLFIVLYGASLAASRKPAPQPRLITVDAQKILGPRSLAGNLCVGAGRAAEGLRADWQAQLIETKRACGFRYLRMHGLLHDDMGVYSEDAHGNPVYNWQYIDKLYDFLLSIGIRPFVELSFMPRDLADWDHPGLNTVFWWNGIIKPPKSYERWAELIRQLTLHFTERYGEDEVAQWYFEVWNEPNLNFFWAGTQEEYFRLYRVTAEAVKSVSPRYRVGGPATAGNGWVREMIDFCTSQNVPLDFISTHDYGVREGFFDDTGFRGTVLDPDPNAVKGNMIRTRAIIAASPRPDLELHYTEWSSSYTPTDYYHDTYQQAAYILDKVKGAERAVTSMSYWVFTDIFEESSPPKRPFHGGFGLLNLQGRKKPAFFAFEFLNRLGDIELVNSDDRSWACKDSQGNVQVLFWDFRIMPNPDSTNNQAFYKRVHPAADLPPCRLLFTNLQAGRYALEIRRVGYRINDVFTAYLEMGAPDQLSRAQEKALHACCSGAPEQCRIVSIAEDGKYALDLTMRENDVVLLTLTRL